The proteins below come from a single Papaver somniferum cultivar HN1 chromosome 11, ASM357369v1, whole genome shotgun sequence genomic window:
- the LOC113320733 gene encoding EP1-like glycoprotein 2, which produces MSSLIPFSIFFFTIIFFSSSFVAESAVPSSKTFKFINQGDFGDYIVEYDANYRALDLFSSPFQLCFYNTTPNAFTLALRMGLVRSESIMRWVWDANRGNPVRENATLTFGTDGNLVLSDADGQIAWQTGTANKDVVGLNLLSNGNIVLYDKSGKYIWQSFEHPSDTLLVGQGLRPNGPNRITSRVSDVDGSEGPYSFVLEKSRLNLYLKSKNLKKPLLYYTSDWFGTSQGVLTQVLFNATPESEEAYAYELTFEFFVANSSTGTSILTRPKYNSTLSLLRLGFDGSLKVYTYYDKVSHGAWEVTFSLFDLINGNNGVSQCKLPSRCGSFGVCEDEQCVACPTANGLLGWSKNCAPPTLRKCDNGKANKVDYFKVVGVEHFMDDYNKGEGSLELDECRSKCSKDCQCLGFFYKQESSKCLLAPVLGTLNKVANTSHVAYIKV; this is translated from the coding sequence ATGTCTTCCTTAATCCCTTTCtctattttcttcttcactatcatcttcttctcatcatcttTTGTAGCCGAGTCCGCTGTACCTTCTTCTAAGACCTTCAAATTCATAAATCAAGGAGATTTCGGCGATTATATAGTCGAATATGATGCCAATTACCGTGCTCTTGATTTGTTTAGTTCTCCTTTCCAACTCTGCTTCTATAACACGACTCCTAATGCATTCACCCTTGCTTTGAGAATGGGTTTGGTACGATCCGAGTCCATAATGAGATGGGTTTGGGACGCCAACCGTGGAAATCCAGTTCGCGAAAATGCCACATTGACATTTGGTACAGACGGTAACCTTGTGTTGTCCGATGCTGATGGTCAGATTGCTTGGCAGACTGGTACAGCTAACAAAGATGTTGTTGGTCTTAATCTTTTGTCAAACGGTAATATTGTGCTTTATGATAAGAGTGGAAAATATATTTGGCAGAGTTTTGAGCATCCAAGTGATACTCTTTTGGTTGGTCAGGGTTTACGTCCAAATGGTCCGAATCGGATCACTAGTCGTGTATCTGATGTTGATGGATCTGAGGGTCCTTATAGTTTTGTTCTAGAAAAGAGCAGACTTAATTTATATCTCAAAAGCAAAAACCTTAAGAAGCCATTACTCTACTACACATCTGACTGGTTTGGAACTAGTCAAGGCGTACTGACTCAGGTCTTGTTCAACGCAACACCAGAATCGGAAGAAGCTTATGCGTATGAGCTAACATTTGAATTTTTCGTAGCTAATTCTTCAACTGGAACATCAATTCTGACTAGACCCAAATACAACAGTACACTGTCTTTGCTCCGATTAGGGTTCGATGGTAGTCTAAAGGTCTACACATATTACGACAAAGTATCTCACGGTGCTTGGGAAGTGACATTCAGTTTGTTCGACTTAATAAATGGAAACAATGGTGTAAGCCAGTGTAAGTTACCAAGCAGGTGTGGGTCATTTGGTGTATGTGAAGATGAACAATGTGTTGCTTGTCCAACGGCTAATGGATTACTAGGGTGGTCCAAGAACTGTGCACCTCCAACGCTACGTAAATGTGATAATGGTAAAGCCAATAAAGTGGATTACTTTAAAGTCGTAGGTGTCGAACATTTTATGGATGATTATAACAAAGGCGAAGGATCTTTAGAATTGGATGAGTGTAGAAGTAAATGCAGCAAAGATTGCCAGTGTTTAGGCTTCTTCTACAAACAAGAATCTTCAAAGTGTTTGTTAGCCCCAGTGTTGGGAACTTTGAACAAAGTAGCTAACACTTCTCACGTTGCTTACATTAAAGTTTAA